GTTGTTTGCAGAGGGAGTAGGTACTTTGCAAGGCTATCAAGCCAAGATAACTTTGTCTGCAGATGCCAAGCCACAGTTCCATAGGCCACGCCCAGTGCCTTATGCCTTACAACAGAAGGTAGAGGAGGAGCTTAATCGACTTCAGGAAGAGGGCATTATACAGCCAGTGGAAAACAGTGAGTGGGCAGCACCTATCGTCATTGTGAGAAAGGCTGATAATTCTATCAGAATTTGTGGCGATTACAAGGTAACAATTAACCCCTACCTGGAGATGGACAATTATCCAATGCCAAATGCACAGGACTTGTTTGCATCGTTAGCAGGAGGGCGGTTCTTTACACGTCTGGATATGAAACAAGCTTACATGCAGATGCGAGTGGATGCAAGCAGCCAAAGGTATTTGACTATCAACACTGCCAAGGGCCTGTTTGCGTACACACGTATGCCCTTTGGTATTTCGACTGCACCCGGAATTTGGCAGCGAGCAATGGACAACGTTCTTACGAGAATGCCAGGAGTGTCCTGTTATTTAGACGACATTCTGATTGTGGGCCAATCCGAAGAACAACATGACGAACGTCTTCATCAAGTCTTGGAAAGACTGAGTCAAGCGGGACTTCGTCTGAAAAGAGAAAAGTGTGAGTTCAAGAAAACTAGAGTTGAGTACCTTGGTTATGTTGTGGATGAGCATGGACTTAGACCGGCTGAGAAAAAGCTGGCAGCAATACGACAAGCtccagagccaagtaacaCAACCGAGCTAAGGGCATTCTTAGGCCTATTGAATTATTATGGAAGGTTCTTGCCTAACCTCTCAACCATGCTACAACCACTGTATAGTCTGCTGCAGAAGAACACATCGTGGGAATGgggtgcaaaacaagcaaaggcTTTCCGGCAAGCCAAACAGAATTTGTTGGAATCGGATTTCTTGACCCATTATGACTTGAAGAAACCGGTACGTCTTGCTTGCGATGCTTCACCGTATGGAGTGGGAGCCTGTCTCACACATGTAATGTCAGACTGTAGTGAGCAACCAATCGCTTTTGCTTCACGAACCTTGACCACGGCAGAAAGAGGATATGCTCAATTGGAACGAGAAGCGTTAGCACTCATCTTTGGAGTGCGACAATTTCATAAATATTTGGTGGGAAGGTCATtcacacttgtaactgaccaTCGACCACTGTTGAAGATATTGGGTCCGAAAGAGGGAGTACCTACTCTAGCAGCGGCTCGACTACAGCGTTGGTCACTAATTCTAAGTGCTTATCAATACAACCTCGAATACACATCAGGAGTGAGCAACAAAGAAGCTGATCTACTTTCGAGACTACCCATTCCAGTCAACGTAGTGGATCCTAATGAGAAAATCTATGCTATTGATCATTGTGAGCAGTTACCTGTTACAGCGCAAGACATTGCTAAGGAACTGCAGCGAGACTCCATACTACGACAAGTTTACGAGTACACTTTGCGTGGATGGAAGCCTAATGTAAGTACACAGTTACTGCCGTATGCACGACGAGCGGATGAGCTTACAATTGAAGACGGGTGTCTACTGTGGGGGAATCGTGTAATTATTCCAACCAAGCTTCAAGGCACAGTGTTACAAGAGATTCACGAAGGTCATATTGGCCTCTGTCGAATGAAATCTCTAACACGGAGTTTCGTGTGGTGGCCAAGACTAGACCAAGATCTAGAGGAGGTAGTGAAGACTTGCACAGCATGTCAGAGTATACGGAATAAGCCGTCTCATGTGATGTCACATCCATGGATCTACCCAGATGCGCCCTGGACTCGCCTTCATGTGGATTTTGCAGAGTTCAAGGGAAAGCAATACCTTGTGGTAATTGATGCATTTACCAAGTGGCCGGAAGTCCATGAGCTCGGAATACATGCCACTACGACTCAGACAGTTGAAGCATTGAGGAGGTCATTCAGCTGCCATGGAATCCCTCAAAGGCTAGTTTCAGATAACGGGCCTCAATTCGTGGCAAGAGAGTTTCAAGACTTCGTGAGAGCGAACGGGATTAGACATCAAAGGACACCTCCGTATCACCCTGCTTCGAATGGACAGGCAGAACGGTTCGTGCAGGAGCTCAAGAAGTCTCTGAAGATGAGGCCACCAGATCGGTCAATTAGTCATCAGATTTCGTTACTGTTGTTGAAATATCGAACAACCCCAAACACTACTACTGGGAAGACACCATCAGAACTACTG
The DNA window shown above is from Corticium candelabrum chromosome 13, ooCorCand1.1, whole genome shotgun sequence and carries:
- the LOC134189177 gene encoding uncharacterized protein K02A2.6-like; amino-acid sequence: MAARHGKLCEFNAGVDNVEDYKERFLLYCTANEITDDDKKIAVLLTSMGTMTYTLLKNLVRPAAPQDKSLDTLFKLLQNHYEPRIIVIAERFRFYKRMQREGENIAVYVSELRRLAKHCDFGEQLNTALRDQLVCGLLHENIQQKILAEAELTLEKALRIAQAAETARAETQHLRGESTRHAASGHSRTLETAFAVKRATTSSRSQSGSLRALDKACYRCNDHGHDPTKCRLKNYTCLFCKTKGQIAKACRKKQRDNAKDSTEGNWRTKRKPKTQSTYQVDAEDVSLICSLSGRGGVKVTIEVAGRNVEMEVDTGASVSVVPTQIYSEVLSHVQLKKSTAQLQSYSGERLKVKGEAVVPIKYGIQQSMERLIVVDVSDKPAVLGRDWLSNLKLDWASLFKVDSGVFDVPEKFPQLFAEGVGTLQGYQAKITLSADAKPQFHRPRPVPYALQQKVEEELNRLQEEGIIQPVENSEWAAPIVIVRKADNSIRICGDYKVTINPYLEMDNYPMPNAQDLFASLAGGRFFTRLDMKQAYMQMRVDASSQRYLTINTAKGLFAYTRMPFGISTAPGIWQRAMDNVLTRMPGVSCYLDDILIVGQSEEQHDERLHQVLERLSQAGLRLKREKCEFKKTRVEYLGYVVDEHGLRPAEKKLAAIRQAPEPSNTTELRAFLGLLNYYGRFLPNLSTMLQPLYSLLQKNTSWEWGAKQAKAFRQAKQNLLESDFLTHYDLKKPVRLACDASPYGVGACLTHVMSDCSEQPIAFASRTLTTAERGYAQLEREALALIFGVRQFHKYLVGRSFTLVTDHRPLLKILGPKEGVPTLAAARLQRWSLILSAYQYNLEYTSGVSNKEADLLSRLPIPVNVVDPNEKIYAIDHCEQLPVTAQDIAKELQRDSILRQVYEYTLRGWKPNVSTQLLPYARRADELTIEDGCLLWGNRVIIPTKLQGTVLQEIHEGHIGLCRMKSLTRSFVWWPRLDQDLEEVVKTCTACQSIRNKPSHVMSHPWIYPDAPWTRLHVDFAEFKGKQYLVVIDAFTKWPEVHELGIHATTTQTVEALRRSFSCHGIPQRLVSDNGPQFVAREFQDFVRANGIRHQRTPPYHPASNGQAERFVQELKKSLKMRPPDRSISHQISLLLLKYRTTPNTTTGKTPSELLMKRELRTRLTLVRPESGRQIRDRQSERYEEATKYVRNLNPGDTVAVLNTRRDSRGKWLTGIILQRLGPTNYMVDVNNHLRYVHIEHIRRRDERSVPAVIETSDEAGTETTTDITSNPRPTLEQTGQTEPTSPVREAQQAEEPVTIATPSLAEGATAEVRGTSSGTDRRYPVRVNRQLPLRYRQS